From the Oxobacter pfennigii genome, one window contains:
- a CDS encoding double-cubane-cluster-containing anaerobic reductase, with protein sequence MINLPEAFDTFSEARKAGFIEIMKLKEEGRKVVGTYCTFTPWEIIMAAGAIPISLCGTSNEPIAAAEEVLPRNLCPLIKSSYGHAITDTCPYFYFSDMLVGETTCDGKKKMYEYLGEIKPMHIMQLPQSGSNGKSLALWRDEIISLKERVEKEFNVEITYEKLKKAIKDRNEQRKALKEFYELALFCPPPISGYEMFQVLNGANFKTSKEEQVDSVAALTKQIKELYDKGARRNLQDSPRILITGCPIGGVSEKIVKAVEDNGGVIVCFENCSGVKAIDTLVDEDKDPFEALAEKYISIACSCMSPNNNRIELLSELIDKYRVQGVIDVILQACHTYNIETYSVKRLVNEKKNLPYISIETDYSQNDTGQLKTRLAAFVEMLDA encoded by the coding sequence ATGATTAATTTGCCTGAAGCATTTGATACATTCAGTGAAGCAAGAAAAGCAGGATTTATTGAAATCATGAAATTAAAGGAAGAAGGCAGGAAAGTTGTCGGAACTTACTGTACTTTTACCCCCTGGGAAATCATAATGGCAGCAGGCGCTATACCCATATCCCTTTGCGGTACAAGCAATGAACCCATAGCTGCGGCTGAAGAAGTACTTCCAAGAAACTTATGCCCTCTTATAAAATCCAGTTATGGACATGCAATTACCGATACCTGCCCTTATTTTTATTTTTCAGACATGCTAGTCGGTGAAACCACCTGTGACGGAAAAAAGAAAATGTACGAATACCTCGGTGAGATAAAACCAATGCATATAATGCAATTGCCCCAGTCCGGCAGCAACGGTAAATCTCTTGCGCTTTGGAGAGATGAAATAATCTCCCTTAAAGAACGAGTGGAAAAAGAGTTCAATGTTGAAATAACCTATGAAAAGCTCAAAAAGGCAATAAAGGACAGAAACGAACAAAGAAAAGCTTTAAAGGAGTTTTACGAGCTGGCTTTGTTTTGCCCTCCCCCTATTTCAGGCTACGAAATGTTTCAGGTACTTAACGGTGCAAATTTTAAAACCAGCAAAGAAGAACAGGTTGACTCCGTTGCTGCCCTGACAAAGCAAATAAAAGAGCTTTATGATAAAGGCGCAAGGAGAAATCTTCAAGACAGCCCCAGGATACTAATTACCGGCTGCCCCATAGGCGGTGTCAGTGAAAAAATAGTAAAGGCTGTTGAGGACAACGGCGGTGTGATAGTTTGTTTTGAAAACTGCAGCGGTGTTAAAGCTATAGATACACTTGTTGATGAAGATAAAGACCCTTTTGAAGCGCTGGCTGAAAAATATATAAGTATAGCCTGTTCCTGTATGTCGCCAAATAACAACAGGATTGAATTATTATCAGAGCTTATAGATAAATACAGGGTTCAGGGAGTAATAGACGTCATTCTTCAAGCATGTCATACCTATAATATTGAAACCTACAGCGTTAAAAGACTTGTGAATGAAAAGAAGAATTTGCCTTATATAAGCATTGAAACCGATTATTCGCAAAATGATACAGGTCAGCTTAAAACAAGGCTGGCTGCCTTTGTTGAAATGCTTGACGCCTGA
- a CDS encoding ABC transporter ATP-binding protein, producing MGVLLEVNDLKTYFYTMEGIVPAVDGVSFSINKGETLGIVGESGSGKSVAARSIMRLIPSPPGKIINGSIIFNGEDILSKKDKDMREIRGNKIAMIFQDPMTSLNPLFTIGDQIIEAIMIHQKLSKKEAIENAVEMLKLVGIPSPEKRIKDYPHQMSGGMRQRVMIAMALSCRPDLLIADEPTTALDVTIQAQILELISDIKDKFNMSVMIITHDLGVVAGVADKIIVMYAGKLMEYGDVSSIFSSPLHPYTKGLMESVPKIKTEGKRLKSIAGSLPNLTENFKGCRFAERCSMANNMCFLSEPDLTEVDGRQVRCFLYPNGEV from the coding sequence ATGGGTGTACTCCTTGAGGTTAATGACTTAAAAACATATTTTTATACTATGGAAGGTATCGTACCGGCAGTAGACGGCGTGAGTTTCTCTATAAATAAAGGTGAAACTCTTGGAATTGTCGGAGAATCGGGCAGCGGCAAAAGCGTTGCTGCCCGCTCCATTATGCGCCTGATACCAAGCCCTCCCGGTAAAATCATCAATGGTTCAATTATCTTCAACGGCGAAGATATACTTTCAAAAAAAGATAAAGATATGAGGGAAATCAGGGGAAATAAAATTGCCATGATATTTCAGGATCCCATGACTTCCTTAAATCCTCTTTTTACAATCGGTGATCAGATTATCGAAGCAATAATGATACATCAGAAATTATCCAAAAAAGAGGCCATAGAAAATGCCGTTGAAATGCTGAAGTTGGTTGGAATACCTTCTCCCGAAAAGAGGATTAAAGATTATCCTCACCAGATGAGCGGCGGTATGAGACAAAGAGTTATGATTGCCATGGCTCTCTCCTGCCGTCCTGATTTGCTTATTGCAGACGAGCCTACGACTGCATTGGACGTTACCATACAGGCGCAGATACTTGAACTTATTTCTGATATAAAAGACAAATTCAATATGTCTGTCATGATAATCACCCATGATTTAGGAGTAGTAGCCGGCGTGGCAGATAAGATAATAGTTATGTATGCCGGCAAACTGATGGAATATGGAGATGTCAGCAGTATTTTTTCTTCTCCCCTCCATCCTTACACTAAAGGTCTTATGGAATCCGTACCCAAAATAAAAACCGAAGGCAAGCGCCTTAAATCCATAGCAGGTTCCCTTCCTAATCTTACAGAGAATTTTAAAGGCTGCCGTTTTGCAGAAAGATGCAGCATGGCAAATAATATGTGCTTTTTATCTGAACCTGACCTGACTGAAGTTGATGGAAGACAGGTACGGTGCTTTCTATATCCTAACGGGGAGGTATAA
- the rsgA gene encoding ribosome small subunit-dependent GTPase A, giving the protein MNIEDYGWDGYFEKEWKKKHKEGMLPARIISDYGQFLRVVCEKGEGLVKRPVQKAYDEINLAVGDWVAVDDLSEDQRSICFVLPRKTKFSRAAAGYEVKEQIVAANVDVVFLIQSLNRDFNMRRLERYLIAAWESGAMPVVVLSKADCCDDLPQKLAEVYETAPGVDVHAISCVTGEGIDDIKKYISKGKTAALLGSSGVGKSTLTNLLAGAELLKTSEVREKDSRGRHTTTHRELILLPQGGLIMDTPGMRTLLLWEADTGMEMMFGDVEELTKKCRFYDCRHENEPGCAVKEALESGSLENTKWEAWVKLQKEQEYLEAKKQGKLRQREKKWAKQIASIKTDSY; this is encoded by the coding sequence ATGAATATAGAAGACTATGGTTGGGACGGTTATTTTGAAAAGGAGTGGAAGAAAAAGCATAAAGAGGGAATGCTTCCTGCAAGAATCATATCTGACTACGGTCAATTTCTTCGGGTGGTCTGCGAAAAGGGGGAAGGGCTTGTTAAACGCCCTGTGCAGAAAGCATATGACGAGATCAATCTGGCGGTTGGAGATTGGGTTGCAGTTGATGATTTAAGTGAGGATCAGAGAAGCATATGCTTTGTTTTGCCAAGGAAAACCAAATTTTCCAGAGCTGCTGCAGGTTATGAAGTAAAGGAGCAAATCGTTGCGGCTAATGTGGATGTGGTTTTTCTCATACAGTCATTAAACAGGGATTTTAACATGAGAAGGCTGGAGCGATACTTAATTGCAGCATGGGAAAGCGGAGCCATGCCCGTTGTGGTTTTAAGCAAAGCCGATTGCTGTGATGACCTGCCGCAAAAACTTGCAGAAGTATATGAAACAGCTCCGGGTGTGGACGTTCATGCCATCAGCTGTGTGACGGGAGAAGGCATTGATGATATTAAAAAATATATATCAAAGGGAAAGACTGCAGCGTTATTAGGTTCTTCCGGTGTCGGCAAATCAACTCTCACAAACCTATTAGCTGGGGCTGAATTGTTAAAAACCAGCGAGGTAAGGGAGAAAGACTCAAGAGGCAGGCATACTACAACACACAGGGAACTTATATTGCTGCCCCAAGGCGGGCTTATAATGGACACTCCCGGAATGAGGACTCTGCTTTTATGGGAAGCAGATACGGGCATGGAGATGATGTTTGGCGATGTGGAAGAGCTGACAAAAAAATGCCGCTTTTATGACTGCAGGCATGAAAATGAACCGGGCTGTGCCGTAAAAGAAGCTTTAGAAAGCGGAAGTCTGGAGAATACAAAATGGGAAGCGTGGGTAAAGCTGCAAAAAGAGCAGGAATACCTTGAAGCCAAAAAACAGGGCAAACTAAGACAGCGTGAGAAAAAATGGGCTAAACAGATAGCAAGTATCAAGACTGATTCCTATTAA
- a CDS encoding DNRLRE domain-containing protein, whose product MRTVSVIDLRPQSAFNYSTDSFYREKPKQSLLLGYEKIIYLFFNWPLWLCKCVLLKAKLILFKLPYDTCNMGKVTSKKNTKAHYTLYPLLEVFNVCGCMHTPPAVDLSRCVTFENSYRRSYTEIDVTQIVQDWSNDTLENNGFLLMGKDNSPYIFYASSQHRISEMRPMLRLTCKYAERFCTLQTVPCDVKISKPVQV is encoded by the coding sequence GTGAGAACAGTGAGTGTAATAGATTTACGTCCTCAATCGGCATTTAATTATTCCACAGACAGCTTCTATCGGGAGAAGCCAAAGCAATCTCTGTTATTGGGCTATGAAAAAATAATCTATTTGTTTTTCAATTGGCCCCTCTGGTTATGCAAGTGCGTTTTACTAAAAGCCAAATTGATTCTTTTTAAACTTCCGTATGATACATGCAATATGGGGAAAGTTACAAGTAAGAAAAATACCAAAGCTCACTACACCCTGTATCCATTGCTCGAAGTTTTCAACGTCTGCGGTTGTATGCATACACCGCCAGCTGTAGATTTGAGTCGATGTGTAACTTTTGAAAACTCATACAGACGCAGTTATACCGAAATCGACGTCACACAAATTGTACAGGACTGGAGCAATGATACTTTGGAAAACAACGGATTTCTACTTATGGGCAAAGATAATTCACCTTATATTTTCTATGCATCAAGCCAGCATCGCATATCCGAGATGCGTCCTATGCTTAGACTGACTTGCAAATACGCTGAACGATTCTGCACATTACAAACGGTTCCTTGTGACGTGAAGATATCTAAACCCGTCCAGGTATAA
- a CDS encoding cation-translocating P-type ATPase produces the protein MWFVKERDEILKELQVDPISGLSSFEVEKRLNEYGQNKLATKKSKTLLQLFFAQLNDAMIYILMGAALISGILGELSDSIIIALVILINAIVGLIQESKAEKALEALKKLSTPKAIVKRDGELKEIDSAEVVPGDIVIIDAGRYIPCDIRLIETANLQIEESALTGESVPVEKSAELKLEAQDTPLGDQKNMAFMSTLATYGRGIGIAVGTGMSTEIGKIAKMLEEGETEQTPLQKKLAELGKILGFAALGICTVMFIVGIFQGRPLFEMFLTAISLAVAAIPEGLPAIVTIVLAMGVQRMIKENAIVRKLPAVETLGSVNVICSDKTGTLTQNKMTVIKFYAGKTMDDVSELNTTKKEHRLLIENLVLCNDSTYSVESKTGDPTEIALLEAGVKFNIFKNELEKQHPRINEVPFDSDRKLMTTVNKYGDEYFVYTKGAADNLLKICKNIHLNGEIVPLTDAIIDEIMDNANTMSDDALRVLGAAYKTIGSSNVAIDSLESELTFIGLIGMIDPPRLEVKDSIALCKKSGIKTIMITGDHKNTAFAIAKELGITDDLSQAISGTELDKLSDAELEDKIDNLRVFARVSPEHKVKIVKAFKSKGNIVSMTGDGVNDAPSLKAADIGVAMGITGTDVAKGASDMILTDDNFKTIVSAIEEGRNIYNNIKKSIIFLLSCNTGEIIALFFAILFGWASPLKPIHILWVNLVTDTLPALSLGVDPGDPNIMEEKPRNPKHSLFSGGAGISLILNGILIGILTLAAFIIGARVYSGATSLFPIFPDNISEEALTHAQTMAFVVLSVSQLVHSLNMRSTRKSIFQVGWFTNKFLLISIVIGILLQDVVITVPFLREVFKVFNLTSGDWITVGLLSIVPLVVNEIVKIFLRMKKEN, from the coding sequence ATGTGGTTTGTAAAAGAAAGAGATGAAATTCTAAAAGAGCTTCAGGTTGACCCGATATCCGGCCTATCCTCTTTTGAGGTGGAAAAAAGGCTTAATGAATACGGTCAGAACAAGCTGGCTACTAAAAAGAGCAAAACATTGCTGCAATTATTTTTTGCCCAGTTAAACGACGCCATGATTTATATCCTCATGGGAGCAGCACTTATTTCGGGCATACTCGGAGAATTGAGCGACTCCATAATAATCGCCCTGGTTATTTTAATTAACGCTATAGTAGGGCTTATACAGGAGAGCAAGGCGGAAAAAGCGCTGGAAGCCTTAAAAAAACTGTCCACCCCTAAAGCCATAGTAAAAAGGGACGGAGAATTAAAAGAAATTGATTCAGCGGAAGTAGTACCCGGCGATATAGTTATAATAGATGCCGGGCGATACATCCCCTGCGATATAAGATTGATTGAAACAGCCAATCTTCAGATTGAAGAATCCGCCCTTACAGGAGAATCCGTACCCGTTGAAAAGAGTGCTGAGCTTAAATTGGAAGCACAGGATACTCCATTAGGAGATCAAAAGAATATGGCATTTATGTCCACCCTGGCTACCTACGGAAGAGGCATCGGTATAGCCGTAGGTACAGGGATGAGCACTGAAATAGGTAAAATTGCAAAAATGCTGGAAGAAGGCGAAACAGAGCAGACACCTTTGCAGAAAAAGCTGGCTGAGCTTGGTAAAATACTTGGTTTTGCAGCTTTAGGAATTTGTACCGTCATGTTTATAGTTGGAATATTTCAGGGAAGGCCTCTCTTTGAAATGTTCCTCACAGCCATAAGCCTTGCCGTTGCTGCAATTCCCGAGGGTCTTCCGGCTATAGTCACAATTGTACTTGCCATGGGCGTCCAGAGGATGATTAAGGAAAATGCAATAGTAAGAAAGCTTCCGGCTGTTGAAACCTTGGGTTCTGTAAACGTAATATGCTCCGATAAAACAGGCACGCTGACACAGAACAAAATGACAGTAATAAAATTCTATGCCGGCAAAACGATGGATGATGTTTCTGAACTTAATACAACGAAAAAGGAACATAGGCTTTTGATAGAAAACCTGGTACTTTGCAACGACTCCACTTACTCTGTAGAATCAAAAACCGGAGACCCGACGGAAATTGCACTATTAGAAGCCGGAGTCAAGTTCAATATATTCAAAAACGAGCTTGAAAAGCAGCACCCCAGGATAAATGAAGTGCCTTTTGATTCGGACAGAAAATTGATGACCACTGTAAACAAATATGGGGACGAATATTTTGTATACACAAAGGGTGCCGCCGATAACCTTCTTAAAATATGCAAAAACATCCACTTAAACGGTGAAATAGTTCCTTTAACCGATGCAATAATAGATGAAATAATGGATAATGCAAACACAATGTCTGATGATGCTCTGAGGGTTTTAGGCGCAGCATACAAGACAATTGGATCATCGAATGTCGCCATAGACTCTTTAGAGAGCGAATTGACCTTTATAGGACTTATAGGTATGATAGATCCGCCAAGGCTGGAAGTTAAAGATTCCATAGCTTTGTGTAAAAAGTCGGGAATCAAAACCATAATGATAACAGGCGATCATAAAAATACCGCCTTTGCCATAGCAAAGGAGCTTGGAATTACCGATGATTTATCCCAGGCGATATCCGGCACCGAACTTGATAAATTATCCGATGCGGAACTTGAAGATAAGATAGATAACTTGAGGGTATTTGCCAGGGTTTCTCCTGAACACAAGGTCAAAATAGTAAAAGCCTTTAAATCCAAAGGAAACATTGTATCCATGACAGGAGACGGCGTTAATGACGCACCTTCCCTAAAAGCCGCTGACATCGGCGTTGCCATGGGTATAACAGGAACAGACGTTGCAAAAGGCGCATCCGACATGATACTTACTGACGATAATTTCAAGACCATAGTATCTGCCATAGAAGAAGGACGAAATATTTACAACAACATCAAAAAATCCATTATATTCCTTTTATCCTGCAACACCGGTGAAATTATCGCATTGTTCTTTGCCATACTGTTTGGATGGGCTTCCCCTTTAAAACCCATACACATTCTGTGGGTTAACCTGGTAACGGATACGCTGCCGGCATTATCTCTAGGTGTCGACCCTGGAGATCCTAACATAATGGAAGAAAAGCCCCGTAATCCAAAGCATAGCCTGTTTTCAGGCGGTGCAGGCATTAGCCTTATATTAAACGGTATACTCATAGGTATTTTAACACTGGCAGCATTCATAATAGGTGCAAGGGTATATTCAGGAGCAACATCCCTGTTCCCCATATTCCCGGATAATATATCCGAAGAAGCACTGACTCATGCCCAGACCATGGCCTTTGTGGTACTTAGCGTATCCCAGCTTGTGCATTCCCTTAACATGAGAAGCACAAGAAAGTCCATATTCCAGGTTGGCTGGTTCACAAACAAGTTCCTTCTGATATCTATCGTAATAGGCATACTCCTTCAGGATGTAGTTATAACAGTGCCCTTCTTAAGAGAGGTATTCAAGGTGTTTAACCTAACTTCCGGCGACTGGATTACCGTTGGATTATTATCCATAGTTCCCCTTGTTGTAAATGAAATAGTTAAAATTTTCCTGAGAATGAAAAAAGAAAATTAA
- a CDS encoding NlpC/P60 family protein, translating into MKRLKFAVFVSTMLVMFAFLSATAYAQSTTGTVNCTGYLNLRQSPGTDYPVIGKLYPGTKLTIEETSGNWHKVTFDGITGWVAGEYVLLDTIPSIDLSSRGSDAIIAPEVPAAAVTPAAETVTKAQQIIGTAEKYLGIKYVYGGSSERGFDCSGFTQFVFKNNGISLNRTASTQAYQGTIIERSQLQMGDLVFFDTNGGHNNITHVGIYIGDSTFIHAASGYGGKVRYSSLSEDYYNRNYMTARRIIN; encoded by the coding sequence ATGAAACGGCTTAAATTCGCAGTGTTTGTTTCAACAATGCTTGTTATGTTTGCTTTTCTCTCTGCTACTGCCTATGCCCAAAGCACCACAGGCACGGTTAATTGCACCGGATATCTCAATTTGCGCCAGTCACCGGGCACTGATTATCCCGTCATAGGCAAGCTGTATCCCGGGACAAAACTCACTATTGAAGAAACCTCAGGCAACTGGCACAAGGTAACTTTTGACGGTATTACAGGCTGGGTTGCGGGTGAATACGTCTTACTGGATACAATCCCATCAATTGATTTAAGTTCCAGGGGCTCTGATGCAATAATTGCGCCTGAAGTACCGGCTGCAGCTGTAACACCGGCTGCCGAAACTGTAACAAAAGCACAGCAGATAATTGGAACTGCCGAAAAATACTTGGGCATAAAATATGTTTACGGCGGTTCGTCCGAGCGGGGTTTTGACTGCTCCGGTTTTACCCAGTTCGTATTTAAAAACAACGGGATAAGCTTAAACCGTACAGCCTCCACACAAGCCTATCAGGGTACAATCATTGAAAGGTCACAGCTTCAAATGGGCGATTTGGTATTTTTCGATACCAACGGAGGCCATAACAACATCACTCATGTAGGCATATACATAGGAGACAGCACATTTATTCATGCAGCCTCAGGCTATGGCGGCAAAGTACGCTACAGCAGTTTATCGGAAGATTATTATAATCGCAATTACATGACTGCGAGAAGAATCATAAACTAA
- a CDS encoding SpoIIE family protein phosphatase, translated as MMKIYETIADMIDDHILVCDSNGQIVFSNKPVQSYLGYDALELEQKKFLDYIADIHINKAQSAISSVSDIPSSWDEFLLKGKHGVFKLHFKFVKKDNLIYIYGNEKYIEFERIKKKLDVEITNAIKIHKRSLPMSLPDNENISFASLYIPAEDLGGDIFDAFKVDNGLLNDFFEQYVCFIADVSGHGLDSAMLAIFIKDTIGSFFRLKHTPGQLLSPKEIMDFFIEHYLKEGYPEEYLVCLLMAVIDLKTNELTYCNAGLHISPLLIKDKENITELGNANLPISTAIGAQLLKYEDSTAHFSPGMTLLIMSDGLPEQMSHNEFYEGRLKKLVAEIHQLNPAQMVNKIHEDFIDFLSYEKTRDDITLVAVKLL; from the coding sequence ATGATGAAAATATATGAAACAATAGCCGATATGATCGATGATCATATTTTAGTATGTGACAGCAATGGCCAGATTGTTTTTTCCAATAAGCCCGTACAGTCATATTTAGGCTATGATGCTTTAGAACTGGAACAAAAAAAATTTTTAGATTACATAGCAGACATTCACATCAATAAAGCACAATCCGCCATCAGCAGCGTTTCAGATATACCTTCTTCCTGGGATGAATTTCTATTAAAGGGCAAACACGGTGTATTTAAACTTCATTTTAAGTTTGTAAAGAAAGATAATCTTATATATATTTATGGAAATGAAAAATATATTGAGTTTGAGAGAATTAAGAAGAAGCTGGATGTTGAAATAACAAATGCAATTAAGATACACAAGCGCTCCCTGCCTATGAGCCTTCCGGATAATGAAAACATATCTTTTGCCTCTTTGTACATTCCTGCTGAAGATTTGGGCGGAGATATATTCGATGCTTTTAAAGTTGACAATGGTTTGCTCAATGATTTCTTTGAGCAATATGTATGCTTTATTGCTGATGTCTCGGGACATGGATTGGATAGTGCCATGCTGGCGATTTTTATAAAGGATACTATAGGAAGTTTTTTCAGGTTAAAACATACACCCGGTCAATTATTATCGCCTAAAGAAATCATGGATTTCTTTATTGAACACTATTTAAAGGAAGGTTATCCCGAGGAATATCTGGTATGCTTGCTTATGGCAGTTATTGATTTGAAGACAAATGAACTTACTTACTGCAATGCCGGCCTTCATATCAGTCCTTTATTAATAAAGGATAAAGAAAATATAACAGAGCTTGGCAATGCGAATCTTCCCATATCAACAGCCATAGGTGCCCAATTGTTAAAATATGAGGATTCTACAGCACACTTTTCTCCTGGGATGACCCTGCTCATTATGTCTGACGGACTGCCAGAACAAATGTCTCACAATGAATTTTATGAAGGCAGGCTTAAGAAACTGGTTGCCGAAATTCATCAACTGAATCCTGCTCAAATGGTTAATAAAATTCATGAGGATTTCATTGACTTTTTAAGTTATGAGAAAACCAGGGACGATATAACTTTGGTTGCAGTAAAACTGCTATAA
- a CDS encoding ABC transporter ATP-binding protein has translation MEYLLQVKDLKKYFPIKKGLFSKTVNYVKAVDGISFNIVNGETLGLVGESGCGKSTAGRTILRLYEPTSGEVIIDEIKFTDLDKESLRKKRKDMQIIFQDPYASLNPRLSAGEIIGRAIDIHNIASGKERQEKILSLLDTVGLSSSHYNRYPNEFSGGQRQRIGIARALAVNPKLIICDEAVSALDVSIQAQIINLLEDIQEKYKITYIFIAHNMAVVKHISNNIAVMYLGKIVEMADKDELFDNPMHPYTRALLSAIPVPDPSIKHKRVRLQGDVPSPIDIPEGCRFCKRCPEKTDVCEKIEPELIDLGGGHMVACHNRR, from the coding sequence ATGGAATATTTGCTTCAGGTTAAGGATTTAAAAAAATACTTTCCTATAAAAAAAGGACTGTTTTCAAAAACTGTCAATTATGTCAAGGCCGTAGACGGAATTTCTTTTAATATTGTAAATGGTGAAACTCTAGGCTTGGTGGGTGAATCAGGCTGCGGAAAATCTACTGCCGGAAGAACAATTTTAAGGCTTTATGAGCCAACTTCCGGTGAAGTAATTATCGATGAAATTAAATTCACCGACCTTGATAAAGAATCATTAAGAAAGAAAAGAAAAGACATGCAGATAATATTCCAGGACCCCTATGCCTCTTTAAACCCCAGATTATCTGCGGGAGAAATTATCGGCAGAGCTATTGATATACACAATATTGCAAGCGGAAAAGAAAGGCAGGAAAAAATACTAAGCCTTTTAGATACTGTGGGCTTATCAAGCAGTCACTACAACAGATACCCCAATGAATTCAGCGGCGGGCAAAGGCAGAGGATAGGAATTGCCAGAGCCCTGGCGGTAAATCCTAAATTAATAATTTGCGACGAGGCTGTATCTGCCCTCGATGTATCCATACAAGCGCAGATAATAAATCTGCTGGAAGATATTCAGGAAAAGTATAAAATAACCTATATTTTTATTGCACATAATATGGCAGTTGTTAAGCACATAAGCAATAATATAGCAGTTATGTATCTTGGAAAAATAGTTGAAATGGCAGATAAAGATGAATTATTCGATAATCCGATGCATCCTTACACAAGAGCCCTCCTTTCCGCTATCCCTGTGCCTGACCCTTCAATAAAGCACAAAAGAGTCAGGCTCCAGGGGGATGTACCCAGCCCTATTGATATACCGGAAGGCTGCAGGTTCTGCAAAAGATGCCCGGAGAAAACAGATGTATGTGAAAAAATTGAACCGGAATTGATTGATTTAGGCGGCGGCCATATGGTAGCCTGCCATAACAGGAGGTAA
- the anfO gene encoding Fe-only nitrogenase accessory protein AnfO, protein MKKNIEIAVLLDKNGDTSSVDDKGIIKIYKRVRGKWTVLKEILFYLDSSSGLRSIRDQISAIIDELGDCRVFVGEKVNGLVYNILEMKGFNSWEFEGKPADFLDYIQGKETEAESSESPCEAKFPPIPYPVEANQNGYYFMDLKPLQNIKSNVSSKQALLPFLKNTRFYELEIICSHVPQWFEIEFERLNLKGNIISRENNEYKIIVRPKTCNAAE, encoded by the coding sequence ATGAAAAAGAATATTGAAATTGCAGTTTTATTGGATAAGAACGGAGATACATCGTCTGTAGATGATAAAGGCATTATAAAGATTTATAAAAGGGTACGGGGTAAATGGACAGTATTAAAAGAAATCCTCTTTTACCTTGACAGCTCGTCAGGGCTTAGATCCATCAGGGATCAGATTTCCGCCATAATTGACGAGCTTGGTGACTGCAGGGTATTTGTAGGTGAAAAAGTAAACGGGCTTGTTTATAACATCCTTGAAATGAAAGGATTCAATTCCTGGGAATTTGAGGGCAAACCTGCGGATTTTTTAGATTATATACAGGGGAAAGAGACCGAAGCTGAAAGTTCAGAATCCCCATGTGAAGCAAAATTCCCTCCCATACCATACCCTGTTGAGGCAAACCAGAATGGATATTATTTCATGGATCTAAAGCCGCTTCAGAATATAAAATCCAATGTTTCTTCAAAACAGGCGCTGCTGCCTTTTTTGAAAAACACACGATTTTATGAACTGGAGATTATATGCAGCCATGTACCCCAATGGTTTGAAATAGAATTTGAAAGGCTCAACCTTAAAGGCAATATAATCAGCAGAGAAAACAATGAGTATAAAATTATTGTTCGTCCCAAAACCTGCAATGCAGCAGAATAA
- a CDS encoding ferritin family protein, giving the protein MQKILTGILEAIEDEIKAQQHYQKLADHAEDPMVKKFFEQMRTDEEEHERILRTRYEGFAKMLKANKEK; this is encoded by the coding sequence ATGCAAAAAATACTGACTGGCATTTTGGAAGCTATCGAAGATGAAATTAAAGCCCAGCAGCATTATCAAAAGCTGGCTGACCACGCAGAGGATCCAATGGTAAAGAAATTTTTTGAACAGATGAGAACAGACGAAGAAGAGCATGAGAGAATACTTCGCACCCGTTATGAAGGTTTTGCAAAAATGCTGAAAGCAAACAAAGAAAAATAA